TGGGATGCTGCTCCTGGCAAACACATGGGACTTGGGCGGCACATTGTAGGTGCCAGGGGATGCTGGCATCTCCCCACACTGGTTTTCCCCCTCCACTGTGCCACCTCCAGTGCTTTTTATAGCTCTCCCTGACTGTCGGACAGCAAAACTCAGAAACCCCTGGTGTGCAGTGCCAGGAACACCGATAACCCCTGGGACagggtggctgggggggagggcCACACTGGCTGCCCCCCTGCTTGAGATGGAAAGTCTTTGTCAAATTCCCCTCTTTGAGAGGCCAGACAGTCCCAGGGGACAGAGGCCAGGCAAGAGCGTGGCTTTGCCGTGCAGCTTTACCATCGCTTTATTAATTGAGAAGGCGAAACTCCATTAGTCACGCTCGTTAATGCCCTGCCCTCCAGTGCGCTTGCACCAGCCAGAGTCCTTGTGGCTGTGGGGAGCAAGGATGGGCCAAGGGACGCACCGGggttggggaagggggggcctgtggtgctggctggggggTCTGGATTAGACCCCCTTCCTGGCCCAGCAATGTGTCTGGCTTCTCCAGCAAGCCCCGAACACCCAACAAGCCCCAAAGCAGGCTGGGGCGTGGGGAGCAGCTCCATCAGAGGATGCACCGAGCACCCAAACCCAGCTCTATCGCTCCATCAGAGGATGCATGAACCACTCGAAATCACTGGGAGACCCCCCTAATACCCCACCTCAAGCTCTCCACCTGGGTGACAAGGGCCGGCATCCTACCACGGTACCCTTCGCTCAGCCCACCTCTCCTTCTGGCGTTCCTACTTCCCCACGAAGCAGTAGGTGCCATAGGTCCGCAGCTCCTTGCTGGGAAAGCCGAAGCTGCGGACGCCGGGGTCCGGCAGCCCCCCGCAGCGCTCGCGGGGTGTGGTAATGGGGTACCGCACACTGCCGTCCGCCAGCCACCCCCCGTCACAGCGATCCAGCTGGGAAAACTTCCAGGCGGAGTAGAGTTGCCCCACTTTGGCGATGGCAGCCCCGTGGTTGCGACATGCTTGTCCGGCCTCCTTGAAGTTCAGGTGGGCCCGGATGAAGTAGACCTGGCCTGGGGATGAATGGGGACATGGCAGGTGAGCACCCGCCACGGATGGCTTCCTGGGAACAACCCCAGCCCTGATGCCAATACAGGTGGGCATCAGGGTTCAGTGCCActgtgggagggagaggggatgcCAGCACTACCTTGAAGAGCAGAGGTGAAGCAGAAAGCATCAAATCGGTCCTTCTGCTTGTCCCTGGCCCCATAGGTCCGAACGCCCGGCAGGAGGAGGCGGCCACCACACGGCTCCCGGGAGTTGATGATGGGGTAGTGGACGGTCCCATCGAGGATCCAGCCGGCGTTGCACCAGTCCAGACCCTCCGTCCAGGCTGCAGGGCAAGAGGAGGGTCGGCACCAgtgcttccctcctccccactccTGCGCCCAGCAAGGCACATTTTGGGGTggatgaggggttttttttggatgCCTCACCTTTGTAGAGCTGCTGGTAGGTGGCGAGGCGGGAGTCCTGCTGCTCGCAGGCTCGCTTGGCTTCATGGTAGTTGAATTTGTAGCGTCCGTTGCTGGGCTGGTAGGGGAAGACAACACCTGAGGAAACGGGGACAGAGGGTGAAGGAGATGTTCTCCCCGAGGAGGCTTTGGCTTATCATCCCTAGGGATTCAGTGCTGAAGATAAGGCTGGGGCTTGGGGTGTTCCAACAGGGGACACAGGGGAGGAAGCACCCAGCCATGGACCCCCAGTCCCAGTCCGGGGTCCCCTCTCCACTCTCTCCCACATCCCTGGGGGATGCAGCAGGAGGTACCCCAGCCTCACCTTCGAGGTGCAGCGTGAGCGAGACGCTCTCGTCCTCCAGCCCATTGACAAGCTGGCAGCGGTAGCGTCCCTCGTCCTCCAGAGCCACATCAGTGATGGTGAGCGAGGCATCGTAGCGGTGGCTGTGCCGCAGGCGCACCCGTGGGCTCAGCGGCCCGTAGTTCTTGTGGTACAGCCCATTGGTGATGAGGATGATGCTCTCCCGATAGTTGGCCGGCTCCAACTTGCTCCACTTCACCCGGTAGTTGCGGGGCAGGGCGCGCAGGACACAGGGCAGGGTGGCCGTGGCACCCCGCTCCGTGTGCACCGTGGTGTGAAGGGGCTCCAGCAGGTACtgcaggtgggggggggctgcggcatACCCGGGCAGCCTCAGCATTGGCTCACCACAGAACACTGCTGTGGCTCCACCACCTCTTCAACGCCTCCCCTGACACCCCTCAACCCTCATCGGCATCTTAAGCCTGGTTTCCATCACCCATCCTGGCTTCTTTTCCCTGCTCCTACAACCCTGGGAACACACAGCTCAGCCCCTGCCTGGCTGGATCCCCCCAGCaccacctccctcctccagcaccgACCCCAAACAGCAGcaccccatcctcctcctgggCCCTGCTCCCTACCCGGGCTCCCCGTCGGCCGCTGGAAGATGCTCGATGCTGGGGGTGCTGCCAAGAGCCAGAGGGAGCTGAGCAGGAGAAGCCGGTGCATCCTTAGAGCTGGGGGCAGGGcggtgcctgggggggggcgcaggggtCAGGGATGTGCGGTGGGATGTACTCCGATGGCTGGGGGCATCTGCAGTGCTTGCTGCTGGGGATGCCATGGGGCCGATGGATGgccctgctcagctgggggCTCACTGACATTTACTGTGCAAAGGGGACGTCCCCTCGCAGGACATCGAGCCAAcagaatgtgccagccctcctccccagtgccgCACACCTCTTACCGTCCCCAGCTGCGTCCTTTGGGGAGCTGCCGGTCCCATCCAAAGCCTCCAGCATGCGTCCTGCCCCGGTGCCCGCTGCGTCCTGTCTCCGTCACAGCTTCCCCATCGCAGGGTCGAGGGCTCCGGAAGGGTCAAATCTGTGTCACGGTGCTGCCGGGAagaggggacacagggacatgggAGGCGGCGAGTGGGTGCTCCCAGCCAGCCCCTTCCCTGTCACCGTCCCAGGGTGGGCAGCGTCCCGGCAGCCCCACGGCCCCGCGGTGCCTCGGCGCCTGCTCCCATGGTGCGCGGGAGTGGCGAGAGCTGGCCGTGCCCTCGCTCCCTTCCCTGTTGCCGTctcttcctgctttcttctcttttttttttttccccctcaacaCCTCCCCGAGGAACGcacagggaggaggaagcaCAATTTCCCATTGTGAGCATCTTTCTCTTTATTGTTCTGCTCGGCAAAACACAGCGTGCCCAGCTAACAAACATCCCTTTATTTGCAGGCCACAGCATTGGGGAATTCAGGGAAGATGCCAGCACCGCACAGGGCTCCGGCAGCCCCTTGGACCAGCAAGGCCTCCCCTTGTCATTGGCCCCCAGTGCTGGGATGGTGCTCGCTGCTCCCGCAGACGTCAGGACAATGGTTAATTTTATGCCCCCTCCACCTCAAGTCTCTGATGCGGGGATGCTGTTCCCATCCTTTGGGGCTCCCGTGGGTTGTGCAAGGGGCGTCTTGTATCCCACCGGCCTTATCCTACCCTGCGAAAAGACATCGGAAAGGCTTCCCCATCGTCACTTTGGGGCCgggatgctgctgggagcaAAACAGGGCCACACAATGGGGCTGTGTTCTGGGCTCCCTtatcttctccctcccccagggTCCATCTCCAAGGGTGGAGGAAGCTTTTCTCAAAGGAAACACAAGACAAGCAGCATCTGTCCCCAGCACCAAGGGACACAGTGATCCTGGCTTCGCCGTGGCACGCAtggcacagaaaacaaacctcCCTGGGGGGAAGTGGCACCAGGGCGCACGCTGTCTCCCCAGCCCCTTGCACCCAGCCCGCTTCCCACGGCTCCCAGCCCCTGTTCAAATTTGGCTGCTTGTACAGAGGGGTTAATGCAATAACCTGCCCTAACACTGATGCCAGCAGGCTGGACTGGAAGCCTGCAAGGCTCTCCTAGCTCAAACTGGTCAATGAGCTTTGGCTCATTTTAATGAGCAAAATGTGGCCAGAACTTTGCTCCCCCCAAGCAGAGAAAGGCTaaaccacagcagcactgcacgCTCCTCTCCTGCATCTCCCCACAGTTATTTTGTGGGTCCATGGCTGTTCAGAGAGCACCTGTGATCTCCCTCCATCACACTTCCCATGCCCACGGCTGCAAAAGTGGATCCTGATCCCCTCCAGCAATGCCCATCCCTGGGCAGCAGCTCAGGGCTCCTTGGCTGGAGGATGCTGTTTCCCAGCTCTGTGGTACCACAAACGAGCTGAGctgtttcttgcatttttccCAAGTGAAGGCAACAGCTACACCCCTCGGCTCTCACAAAACCACAGCCTGAAGCAGGACACTTGCTGGGCCCTCCAAATGTGACTCATTCCCATTCCCCATCCTGTTGGCGTCAGGGCATGACCCCAGCCTGATGCTGCTTATCTGAGATCATAATTTGGCCCGGCGCTTTGGAAAGGAGTTATCCGAGTCACTTCCCAAACACACACTGTGTTTTACTTCTCGgctgctcttctcttcctctccctttttggGATTTGTACCCGCTCTCGGTGCATTACAAACACctctctgcaaaagcagaagcagccaaagTAAAGCAAAGGAAACCTTCGCGTTCCAGCTCCTGGCACGGGTTGCTAACAGCAGCCTCTGACAGCGCTCCTCGCCCTTATTTTTCAAggctcagcttctcctcctccccacacaGCCCTACAGGTAAGTTCTTCACCAAAGCCCCCCTGAACCATCATTTTTCCTACTGACCAGGGAGTTTAAACCTGGTTTTGCTGAGCTTGCCAGAGCCCAGCACCTCTGCAGCGGGTCAGTCCCACCGTGCTTGCTCCACCACCCTCCATCTCCTCTGTCTGACCCaatcccccaaacccaccatttttcttccatgctgcACCTCCAGAAAGGCTGAAACCTTGGATGTCCCCCAGCCATggctccccccacaccccaaatCCCACCCTGACCCTCTTGCACCCAGCTGCGATGGATGCTGACACCAAAAGCCCCGTGTGCTTCCCCGGCACAGTGGCCTGAGCCGCCTGATGTGGCAAAACCAGGTGCCAAGGCGTGCCAGCCCAGGGTTTCTGTGTTAACAGTGCTGTCCCGCTCCCGGCCGGTTCTTCCACCTGTGGGAAGCACCGAGGCGAGGGCAGGACCTGGCAGCCGCCCTGGCAGGCGGAGTTTGCCGCCCCGGCGCGTCTCTCTTAGCCTCTCCCCGGTTTCAGGGGGTTTGCCTGCCCCCAGCAACATGCCTGAGTACACCACCGCCTCGAGGTTCCAGCTCTCCGGACTGTGCTTCCTCCTCCAAATCATTACCATCATCCTCTTCGCTGTCTTTGTCCGGTACGGCCCAGAGAGCAGCCCCGGCTTCTGCTCCCAGCAActgaactgcagctggagaaaccAGGACACGGGTTTTCAGCACCCCCGTGAGTACCCCCACCCCGGGTGGGTAGAGGGAGCGGCATTACCTCGTCCCCAGGCGCTCCTGAGGGGGTGGCATGGGATGTCACCATGCTCGGTCCAGGCTGCAGATCTGTCACACCATCTAGCTCTGGATCAGACTCCAGAGTAAAACAGAGGAGGGGGAACATCAAGCCGCAGGGTTGGGGTACTCGTGCATGCCACCAAAGAGGGGTCAGTGGGCGGACAGGAGATGTGCTGCAAGGATTTCCCACATTCTTGGACAAAGCCAGGCCCAAAACAGGAATATTTGGGTCTAGGACATGCATTTCGGCAGCTGGAGCGCGGAGGGGACCACTTGGTGCAGCGATTAACCTGGGATTGTCCTCTCATCGCCGGGGGGGAGCATGGCAGCTGCTCCTGGCACTTTGGGGTCTGCAAAACTTCCCACCGACCTGTCGGGTTTTGCAGTGCCAAGGGATTTGCACCAAGGCCCTTTCACAGAGGACTTAGCTCCCTTGGTGCTGCCACAGCTCCCTGTGCAGGCCTGCGGGTCTGCCCCACTGGCAGCATACTCCCGCACGCCGGGCATCGCTGCGAAACTCATCCTGGGCTGGGGGATAAGGGACTGACCCCGGCTTTTCTGAGGCAAGGACAAGGCAGGTGATTGCAAAGGAGCCTCTGGAGTACCCTGGCCAAGGGAGGGGAGCTGAGCCGAGCAGAACTACCCAtcagggagcagggagcaggcaggttttcctggttttgcctGCACACGTAACCGCACCCAGCGCAGGCGGTGACTCACGGCTTCGGCACACGGGGAAGGACGGGACACAGCTCTCGGCATGGCTGAGGTGTGCAAAGGGCATTTAGCACAAGTGAGAATCTGGTCCCCGCTCCTCTGGTTTGCCACCAAACGGTACCAGACTGGTCCCATTTTTCTGTTCACCCTTCCGGTCCTCTTGTCCCATGAAGTGGGACATGATGTTTTCAGGGACAGCAGAGAGGTGCCGGGGTGTGGTTGACATCTCAGACCCACCTTCGTGCTGGTGTAATGGATGTAGATGGCTCTTGGCCACCCCAAGAGGTTTCTGGGCTGCAGGCTGAACCACATGCATGTACCGAAGTATCTGCACAGAGTGGTTGCAAACGGGGAGACCAGGAGCCACTGCAAAGGGTGGCAGGGGCCACATCAGGCGGGGACAGCTTTACCTGTCACTAGCAAAAGCACTAGCACAAGTGGTTGCTCATGCTCTCCGCTGGAGATCTCCAAGGGAGATCCACCACAGTTCCAGAGACACGTAGGTGGAGCAAGGCTGATTTATATCAGTTGAAGCCTTCAGCTCCCCAAAACCTCTTAAAGCAGGGGGTGTCTGAGCCCCCTCAGAGGgaccagcaggcaggagggtggCTGCCTGTCCTCGACACCTCCAGACCCATCCTTCTGTCCCTCTTCCTCCAGGTTTCCGGGATGTCCACCTCCAAGCTCTCCTTGGCTTTGGGCTCCTGGTGGCCTTCCTCAGCCGCTACGGGCCAGGCAGTGTGGCCATCAGCATCCTCATCATGGCCTTCGCCATCCAGTGGGCCGTACTGATCCAGGGTTTTTTACACTTCTTCCTGAATGGCAAAATTTACGTGGGAGCTCAGAGGtaaggcaggagggagctgctgctgcctggccttGATTATCCCAGGTCCAGCCCTGGCACACTGGCTCCCTCCTCTGTAAAActcacagctctgctttggAGGAGGATGATGAGGGCAAGTAGGACCAGACTTCTGGGTTATTTGAGTACCACACTAGTAAGGGCCATGTAAGTACTGCCAACAAGTTACAGACAGGCATTTAGGAGGGCACGCTGGCCCCCCCCGCCTCAAGCTCAGCTGTTCCTTTGTCACCAACATTGCAAGGCTTGGGCTGCCCATTCAGCTTGCAGGAGCAGTGGGATACAGGGTCTGGGCTGCAGGCTCAGCTCTCGTCTCCCCAAaaccctgctctccccagctcctgtcctccagccccacaccttccctctccttcccagcatGGTCAGTGCCGACTTCTGCACCGCAGCCATTCTGATCTCCACCGGAGCTGTTCTGGGTAGGGTAAACCCTgtccagatgctgctgctgaccCTGATGGGAGTCATCCTCTTCACTGTCAATGAATACATCCTGCTCAGTCTCATGGGGGTGAGTCACCGATCGGGGAGGGGCCCACCAGAAAGGGGGTGACTATGGGTTTCAGCTCCTCATGTCAATTTGTTTGTAGAGACAAATCCCATATCCTCCTTTCCTGTACAGTGTTTTTCTGTACTCGCCAGGTAAGAGACAGCGGGGGCTCCTTGACTGTCCACACCTTTGGTGCTTATTTCGGCTTGATGGTTTCACGGATCTTGCACCAGCCCCATATGGACAAgtgcaaaaagcagcaggacaCGGGGAACCAGCCAGATGTCTTTGCTGTGGTTGGTAGGGAGCTTGAACTCTACAACCCCGGAGTCATAGACATGGTGGTGGAAGGACCATCACCAACATTAGGACAGTGTGGCTGTGGCTTTGACCAGCAGAGTCCCGCAAACCATCAAGGACAGAGGTCTTGTACCTCCTTGGGGACCTGTCCTGGGGCTGTACTATCCTCTCcaggaaaaagcttttcctcATATCCAACCTGAACCTCCCACACTGCAAGCTGTGGGCACTTGCATCTCTTAGCACTAGCAAGAAGTTTCTTTCCCATGAGGGATCAACTCCAACATCAAAACCTACCTGTTCCCCTTCCCCTCAGGAACCATCTACCTGTGGATCTTCTGGCCCAGCTTCACCTCAGCCACCACGGTCCGTGAAAATGCTGAGCCCTGGGCAGTGCTCAACACCTACTTCTCGCTGGCGGCGAGCACACTGGCCACCTTGGTCCTCTCACCTATCCTCCACGAGGAGGGCACACTGCGGATGGTAGGTCCTCTCCTGGGACAAAC
This genomic interval from Buteo buteo chromosome 11, bButBut1.hap1.1, whole genome shotgun sequence contains the following:
- the HAPLN2 gene encoding hyaluronan and proteoglycan link protein 2 isoform X2 — its product is MGPAAPQRTQLGTVRGTALPPALRMHRLLLLSSLWLLAAPPASSIFQRPTGSPAPPHLQYLLEPLHTTVHTERGATATLPCVLRALPRNYRVKWSKLEPANYRESIILITNGLYHKNYGPLSPRVRLRHSHRYDASLTITDVALEDEGRYRCQLVNGLEDESVSLTLHLEGVVFPYQPSNGRYKFNYHEAKRACEQQDSRLATYQQLYKAWTEGLDWCNAGWILDGTVHYPIINSREPCGGRLLLPGVRTYGARDKQKDRFDAFCFTSALQGQVYFIRAHLNFKEAGQACRNHGAAIAKVGQLYSAWKFSQLDRCDGGWLADGSVRYPITTPRERCGGLPDPGVRSFGFPSKELRTYGTYCFVGK
- the HAPLN2 gene encoding hyaluronan and proteoglycan link protein 2 isoform X1, whose protein sequence is MLEALDGTGSSPKDAAGDGTALPPALRMHRLLLLSSLWLLAAPPASSIFQRPTGSPAPPHLQYLLEPLHTTVHTERGATATLPCVLRALPRNYRVKWSKLEPANYRESIILITNGLYHKNYGPLSPRVRLRHSHRYDASLTITDVALEDEGRYRCQLVNGLEDESVSLTLHLEGVVFPYQPSNGRYKFNYHEAKRACEQQDSRLATYQQLYKAWTEGLDWCNAGWILDGTVHYPIINSREPCGGRLLLPGVRTYGARDKQKDRFDAFCFTSALQGQVYFIRAHLNFKEAGQACRNHGAAIAKVGQLYSAWKFSQLDRCDGGWLADGSVRYPITTPRERCGGLPDPGVRSFGFPSKELRTYGTYCFVGK
- the RHBG gene encoding ammonium transporter Rh type B, translating into MPEYTTASRFQLSGLCFLLQIITIILFAVFVRYGPESSPGFCSQQLNCSWRNQDTGFQHPRFRDVHLQALLGFGLLVAFLSRYGPGSVAISILIMAFAIQWAVLIQGFLHFFLNGKIYVGAQSMVSADFCTAAILISTGAVLGRVNPVQMLLLTLMGVILFTVNEYILLSLMGVRDSGGSLTVHTFGAYFGLMVSRILHQPHMDKCKKQQDTGNQPDVFAVVGTIYLWIFWPSFTSATTVRENAEPWAVLNTYFSLAASTLATLVLSPILHEEGTLRMVQIQDATLAGAAMMGMAGEMLVTPFGALVAGFLAGLIPPLGFRFLMPVLCSRLKIQDTCGVHNVHGLPGILGALLGTLLTALATADAYGGRLEFLFPLVAQGSWTATDQALCQLCALPITLLLAMLGGSLTGAVLKVKGLRSPPDTRYLENTVLWEVAEEGCDRRESRKEPGTSTLV